The proteins below come from a single Bombus pyrosoma isolate SC7728 linkage group LG10, ASM1482585v1, whole genome shotgun sequence genomic window:
- the LOC122572216 gene encoding prostaglandin E synthase 2 isoform X1, whose amino-acid sequence MSILQRLSRFPQNLYYVKNVIKRYPKRNESILSASRQSSMLRTVFKASLVGISIGFPVGIAITTGYSWYKDMEASKTYHLQGKEEKIKILKEKPPVPVSREIIFPVDTTELKLTLYQYQTCPFCCKVRVFLDYYGISYEIVEVDPVLRKEISWSFYKKVPILLAQVDSGYQPLNDSSMIISLLASYLKERSQKINDLIEYYPNIAMHDENGRLKYEIMNKYFLMYQDNLPANKIMDKVMEERKWRKWVDDEFVHTLSPNVYRTLDEAYKTFNWFSEVGKWEEYFPTWERLIMINVGATAMWLISKRLKKRHHLKQDVRQSLYDEINKWLNAINKHGGTFMGGEKPNLSDLAVYGVLKSIEGCSAFKDALDNTKLSTWYNAMTKEVETHSGSKYLMTK is encoded by the exons ATGTCTATATTGCAAAGACTGTCAAGATTTCCACAAAActtatattatgttaaaaatgttattaaaagaTATCCAAAACGAAATGAAAGTATTTTATCAGCATCTCGACAATCTTCAATGTTAAGAACTGTATTTAAAGCAAGTCTAGTAGGAATTTCTATTGGATTTCCTGTTGGTATAGCTATTACTACAGGATATTCTTGGTATAAAGATATGGAAGCTTCAAAAACATATCACCTtcaaggaaaagaagaaaaaattaaaatacttaaagAAAAACCACCAGTACCAGTTTCTAGAGAA aTTATTTTTCCAGTGGACACtactgaattaaaattaactctTTATCAATATCAAACATGTCCGTTTTGTTGTAag GTCAGAGTTTTCTTGGATTACTATGGAATATCTTATGAAATTGTGGAAGTTGATCCTGTATTACGGAAAGAAATATCTTggtcattttataaaaaagtacCAATACTTTTAGCACAAGTAGATTCAGGATATCAACCTTTAAATGATAGTTCAATGATTATTTCTCTACTAGCATCATATTTGAAAGAGAGATCccaaaaaattaatgatttaatagaatattatccAAACATAGCAATGCATGATGAAAATGGaagattgaaatatgaaattatgaataagTATTTCTTAATGTATCAAGATAATTTAcctgcaaataaaattatggatAAGGTCAT GGAAGAGCGTAAGTGGAGAAAATGGGTTGATGATGAATTTGTGCACACACTATCACCGAATGTGTATAGAACACTTGATGAAGCCTATAAAACTTTCAATTGGTTTTCTGAA gttGGTAAATGggaagaatattttccaacatGGGAAAgattaattatgataaatgTAGGTGCAACAGCTATGTGGCTTATAtcaaaacgattaaaaaaaagacatcATTTAAAACAAGATGTTCGACAATCTTTATATGATGAAATCAACAAATGGTTAAACGCTATTAATAAACATGGTGGTACATTTATGGGAGGAGAAAAGCCTAATTTATCAGATCTTGCTGTATATGGAGTTTTGAAGAGCATAGAAGGATGCAGTGCTTTTAAAGATGCTTTAGATAATACAAAACTTAGCACATGGTATAATGCTATGACAAAGGAAGTAGAAACTCATTCAGGaagcaaatatttaatgactaaataa
- the LOC122572216 gene encoding prostaglandin E synthase 2 isoform X2: protein MEASKTYHLQGKEEKIKILKEKPPVPVSREIIFPVDTTELKLTLYQYQTCPFCCKVRVFLDYYGISYEIVEVDPVLRKEISWSFYKKVPILLAQVDSGYQPLNDSSMIISLLASYLKERSQKINDLIEYYPNIAMHDENGRLKYEIMNKYFLMYQDNLPANKIMDKVMEERKWRKWVDDEFVHTLSPNVYRTLDEAYKTFNWFSEVGKWEEYFPTWERLIMINVGATAMWLISKRLKKRHHLKQDVRQSLYDEINKWLNAINKHGGTFMGGEKPNLSDLAVYGVLKSIEGCSAFKDALDNTKLSTWYNAMTKEVETHSGSKYLMTK from the exons ATGGAAGCTTCAAAAACATATCACCTtcaaggaaaagaagaaaaaattaaaatacttaaagAAAAACCACCAGTACCAGTTTCTAGAGAA aTTATTTTTCCAGTGGACACtactgaattaaaattaactctTTATCAATATCAAACATGTCCGTTTTGTTGTAag GTCAGAGTTTTCTTGGATTACTATGGAATATCTTATGAAATTGTGGAAGTTGATCCTGTATTACGGAAAGAAATATCTTggtcattttataaaaaagtacCAATACTTTTAGCACAAGTAGATTCAGGATATCAACCTTTAAATGATAGTTCAATGATTATTTCTCTACTAGCATCATATTTGAAAGAGAGATCccaaaaaattaatgatttaatagaatattatccAAACATAGCAATGCATGATGAAAATGGaagattgaaatatgaaattatgaataagTATTTCTTAATGTATCAAGATAATTTAcctgcaaataaaattatggatAAGGTCAT GGAAGAGCGTAAGTGGAGAAAATGGGTTGATGATGAATTTGTGCACACACTATCACCGAATGTGTATAGAACACTTGATGAAGCCTATAAAACTTTCAATTGGTTTTCTGAA gttGGTAAATGggaagaatattttccaacatGGGAAAgattaattatgataaatgTAGGTGCAACAGCTATGTGGCTTATAtcaaaacgattaaaaaaaagacatcATTTAAAACAAGATGTTCGACAATCTTTATATGATGAAATCAACAAATGGTTAAACGCTATTAATAAACATGGTGGTACATTTATGGGAGGAGAAAAGCCTAATTTATCAGATCTTGCTGTATATGGAGTTTTGAAGAGCATAGAAGGATGCAGTGCTTTTAAAGATGCTTTAGATAATACAAAACTTAGCACATGGTATAATGCTATGACAAAGGAAGTAGAAACTCATTCAGGaagcaaatatttaatgactaaataa
- the LOC122572214 gene encoding geranylgeranyl transferase type-2 subunit alpha isoform X2, with protein MHGRVKVQTTAEQEALKKKERAEKLSHYRTGMSIVFKKRNDKIYDEELMTVIERMVKQNPDIYTLWNIRREAFTNNDWNENLLEEYYQNELRLTEDCLKQNPKSYWVWYQRIWIMNHLVNCDWKRELMLCTKYLNLDDRNFHCWNYREFVVQKARISPEEEFEFATSKILNNFSNYSSWHYRSLLLSKIFHNSDQNNIDEKKKQELDLVMNATFTDPSDTSAWFYQRWLLDTHECLPILSQALIQDNNVILFANKNILAESICLQINNENENVQWKSLYETKISKLWFGKFRKQLNEAKNVQIEIEGILYPLLCVNQKWIYRKRKYKSCSNKDQLLEQLSSYKQLVEMEPNNKWGYLTSILLMRKINFIQFYENILTNLNVLVNIDSLRSNYYKDLRSKYIIEYKISELWNIEKDQETEIEIDLSGLNLTTLSNNEYLSFFEQINLSANYLSRSLNQLSLLQSCRKLSLSSNQMENLKEFPMLQNLEVLSLRNNKLNNLEEILQLLTKHKLKLLDLRENPICNIKELENSIIQINPDLQLYVE; from the exons atg caTGGCAGAGTAAAAGTTCAAACAACTGCAGAACAGGAAGCAttgaagaagaaggaaagagctGAAAAACTTTCACATTATAGAACTGGCATGAGTATTGTGTTTAAGAAA AGAAATGATAAGATTTATGACGAAGAATTAATGACGGTTATTGAACGTATGGTGAAGCAAAATCCagatatttatactttatggAATATTCGTAGAGAGGCATTTACAAATAATGATTG GAATGAAAATCTTTTGGAGGAGTATTATCAAAATGAATTAAGACTTACTGAAGattgtttaaaacaaaatCCTAAATCTTATTGGGTATGGTATCAACGAATATGGATTATGAATCATTTAGTAAACTGTGATTGGAAAAGAGAACTAATGTTATGCACCAAGTATTTAAATTTGGATGACAGAAATT TTCATTGTTGGAATTATAGGGAATTTGTTGTACAAAAAGCACGAATTTCTCCTGAagaagaatttgaatttgcTACCTCAAagattctaaataatttctctaattattCTTCCTGGCATTACAGGAGTTTAttgttatcaaaaatatttcataattctgACCAAAACAATattgatgaaaaaaagaaacaag AATTAGATTTGGTCATGAATGCCACATTCACAGATCCTAGTGATACTAGTGCTTGGTTCTACCAGAGATGGTTATTAGATACCCATGAATGCCTTCCTATTCTTTCTCAAGCCTTAATACAAGATAATAATGTGATCCTTTttgctaataaaaatatactagCCGAGTCAATATgtctacaaataaataatgaaaatgagaaCGTTCAATGGAAATCTTTATATGAAACAAAGATTTCGAAATTGTGgtttggaaaatttagaaaacagTTAAATGAAGCAAAGAATGTTCAGATAGAAATTGAAGGAATACTTTATCCTTTACTCTGTGTTAATCAGAAATGGATatatagaaaaaggaaatataaatccTGTTCTAATAAAGATCAATTACTAGAACAATTATCAAGTTACAAACAACTTGTAGAAATGGAACCTAATAATAAGTGGGGTTATTTAACCAGTATTCTTTTAATGaggaaaatcaattttatacagttttatgaaaatattttaacaaatttgaatGTTCTTGTTAATATTGATTCTCTTCggtctaattattataaagattTAC ggagtaaatacataattgaatacaaaatatctgaattatggaatatagaaaaagatcaagaaacagaaatagaaattgatcTTTCTGGATTAAATTTAACTACACTCAGCAATAACGAATATCTCAGTTTCTTTGAGCAAATAAATCTTAGtgcaaattatttatcacGTTCCTTAAATCAATTATCTTTACTCCAAAGTTGCAGAAAATTGTCACTTTCAAGCAatcaaatggaaaatttaaaagagttTCCTATGTTACAGAATCTTGAAGTTTTAtcattaagaaataataaactaaataatttagaagaaatattacaattactaacaaaacataaattaaagTTACTTGATTTAAGAGAAAATCCAATCtgtaatattaaagaattagaaaatagcATTATACAAATCAATCCAGATTTGCAACTATATGTAGAATGA
- the LOC122572214 gene encoding geranylgeranyl transferase type-2 subunit alpha isoform X1, translating to MHGRVKVQTTAEQEALKKKERAEKLSHYRTGMSIVFKKRNDKIYDEELMTVIERMVKQNPDIYTLWNIRREAFTNNDCRNENLLEEYYQNELRLTEDCLKQNPKSYWVWYQRIWIMNHLVNCDWKRELMLCTKYLNLDDRNFHCWNYREFVVQKARISPEEEFEFATSKILNNFSNYSSWHYRSLLLSKIFHNSDQNNIDEKKKQELDLVMNATFTDPSDTSAWFYQRWLLDTHECLPILSQALIQDNNVILFANKNILAESICLQINNENENVQWKSLYETKISKLWFGKFRKQLNEAKNVQIEIEGILYPLLCVNQKWIYRKRKYKSCSNKDQLLEQLSSYKQLVEMEPNNKWGYLTSILLMRKINFIQFYENILTNLNVLVNIDSLRSNYYKDLRSKYIIEYKISELWNIEKDQETEIEIDLSGLNLTTLSNNEYLSFFEQINLSANYLSRSLNQLSLLQSCRKLSLSSNQMENLKEFPMLQNLEVLSLRNNKLNNLEEILQLLTKHKLKLLDLRENPICNIKELENSIIQINPDLQLYVE from the exons atg caTGGCAGAGTAAAAGTTCAAACAACTGCAGAACAGGAAGCAttgaagaagaaggaaagagctGAAAAACTTTCACATTATAGAACTGGCATGAGTATTGTGTTTAAGAAA AGAAATGATAAGATTTATGACGAAGAATTAATGACGGTTATTGAACGTATGGTGAAGCAAAATCCagatatttatactttatggAATATTCGTAGAGAGGCATTTACAAATAATGATTG CAGGAATGAAAATCTTTTGGAGGAGTATTATCAAAATGAATTAAGACTTACTGAAGattgtttaaaacaaaatCCTAAATCTTATTGGGTATGGTATCAACGAATATGGATTATGAATCATTTAGTAAACTGTGATTGGAAAAGAGAACTAATGTTATGCACCAAGTATTTAAATTTGGATGACAGAAATT TTCATTGTTGGAATTATAGGGAATTTGTTGTACAAAAAGCACGAATTTCTCCTGAagaagaatttgaatttgcTACCTCAAagattctaaataatttctctaattattCTTCCTGGCATTACAGGAGTTTAttgttatcaaaaatatttcataattctgACCAAAACAATattgatgaaaaaaagaaacaag AATTAGATTTGGTCATGAATGCCACATTCACAGATCCTAGTGATACTAGTGCTTGGTTCTACCAGAGATGGTTATTAGATACCCATGAATGCCTTCCTATTCTTTCTCAAGCCTTAATACAAGATAATAATGTGATCCTTTttgctaataaaaatatactagCCGAGTCAATATgtctacaaataaataatgaaaatgagaaCGTTCAATGGAAATCTTTATATGAAACAAAGATTTCGAAATTGTGgtttggaaaatttagaaaacagTTAAATGAAGCAAAGAATGTTCAGATAGAAATTGAAGGAATACTTTATCCTTTACTCTGTGTTAATCAGAAATGGATatatagaaaaaggaaatataaatccTGTTCTAATAAAGATCAATTACTAGAACAATTATCAAGTTACAAACAACTTGTAGAAATGGAACCTAATAATAAGTGGGGTTATTTAACCAGTATTCTTTTAATGaggaaaatcaattttatacagttttatgaaaatattttaacaaatttgaatGTTCTTGTTAATATTGATTCTCTTCggtctaattattataaagattTAC ggagtaaatacataattgaatacaaaatatctgaattatggaatatagaaaaagatcaagaaacagaaatagaaattgatcTTTCTGGATTAAATTTAACTACACTCAGCAATAACGAATATCTCAGTTTCTTTGAGCAAATAAATCTTAGtgcaaattatttatcacGTTCCTTAAATCAATTATCTTTACTCCAAAGTTGCAGAAAATTGTCACTTTCAAGCAatcaaatggaaaatttaaaagagttTCCTATGTTACAGAATCTTGAAGTTTTAtcattaagaaataataaactaaataatttagaagaaatattacaattactaacaaaacataaattaaagTTACTTGATTTAAGAGAAAATCCAATCtgtaatattaaagaattagaaaatagcATTATACAAATCAATCCAGATTTGCAACTATATGTAGAATGA
- the LOC122572214 gene encoding geranylgeranyl transferase type-2 subunit alpha isoform X3: MSIVFKKRNDKIYDEELMTVIERMVKQNPDIYTLWNIRREAFTNNDCRNENLLEEYYQNELRLTEDCLKQNPKSYWVWYQRIWIMNHLVNCDWKRELMLCTKYLNLDDRNFHCWNYREFVVQKARISPEEEFEFATSKILNNFSNYSSWHYRSLLLSKIFHNSDQNNIDEKKKQELDLVMNATFTDPSDTSAWFYQRWLLDTHECLPILSQALIQDNNVILFANKNILAESICLQINNENENVQWKSLYETKISKLWFGKFRKQLNEAKNVQIEIEGILYPLLCVNQKWIYRKRKYKSCSNKDQLLEQLSSYKQLVEMEPNNKWGYLTSILLMRKINFIQFYENILTNLNVLVNIDSLRSNYYKDLRSKYIIEYKISELWNIEKDQETEIEIDLSGLNLTTLSNNEYLSFFEQINLSANYLSRSLNQLSLLQSCRKLSLSSNQMENLKEFPMLQNLEVLSLRNNKLNNLEEILQLLTKHKLKLLDLRENPICNIKELENSIIQINPDLQLYVE; encoded by the exons ATGAGTATTGTGTTTAAGAAA AGAAATGATAAGATTTATGACGAAGAATTAATGACGGTTATTGAACGTATGGTGAAGCAAAATCCagatatttatactttatggAATATTCGTAGAGAGGCATTTACAAATAATGATTG CAGGAATGAAAATCTTTTGGAGGAGTATTATCAAAATGAATTAAGACTTACTGAAGattgtttaaaacaaaatCCTAAATCTTATTGGGTATGGTATCAACGAATATGGATTATGAATCATTTAGTAAACTGTGATTGGAAAAGAGAACTAATGTTATGCACCAAGTATTTAAATTTGGATGACAGAAATT TTCATTGTTGGAATTATAGGGAATTTGTTGTACAAAAAGCACGAATTTCTCCTGAagaagaatttgaatttgcTACCTCAAagattctaaataatttctctaattattCTTCCTGGCATTACAGGAGTTTAttgttatcaaaaatatttcataattctgACCAAAACAATattgatgaaaaaaagaaacaag AATTAGATTTGGTCATGAATGCCACATTCACAGATCCTAGTGATACTAGTGCTTGGTTCTACCAGAGATGGTTATTAGATACCCATGAATGCCTTCCTATTCTTTCTCAAGCCTTAATACAAGATAATAATGTGATCCTTTttgctaataaaaatatactagCCGAGTCAATATgtctacaaataaataatgaaaatgagaaCGTTCAATGGAAATCTTTATATGAAACAAAGATTTCGAAATTGTGgtttggaaaatttagaaaacagTTAAATGAAGCAAAGAATGTTCAGATAGAAATTGAAGGAATACTTTATCCTTTACTCTGTGTTAATCAGAAATGGATatatagaaaaaggaaatataaatccTGTTCTAATAAAGATCAATTACTAGAACAATTATCAAGTTACAAACAACTTGTAGAAATGGAACCTAATAATAAGTGGGGTTATTTAACCAGTATTCTTTTAATGaggaaaatcaattttatacagttttatgaaaatattttaacaaatttgaatGTTCTTGTTAATATTGATTCTCTTCggtctaattattataaagattTAC ggagtaaatacataattgaatacaaaatatctgaattatggaatatagaaaaagatcaagaaacagaaatagaaattgatcTTTCTGGATTAAATTTAACTACACTCAGCAATAACGAATATCTCAGTTTCTTTGAGCAAATAAATCTTAGtgcaaattatttatcacGTTCCTTAAATCAATTATCTTTACTCCAAAGTTGCAGAAAATTGTCACTTTCAAGCAatcaaatggaaaatttaaaagagttTCCTATGTTACAGAATCTTGAAGTTTTAtcattaagaaataataaactaaataatttagaagaaatattacaattactaacaaaacataaattaaagTTACTTGATTTAAGAGAAAATCCAATCtgtaatattaaagaattagaaaatagcATTATACAAATCAATCCAGATTTGCAACTATATGTAGAATGA
- the LOC122572210 gene encoding UPF0047 protein YjbQ: MASSNRRIQIGSAWFQTKINLRPQRRGIHHVTEEILRRIPELCEFSVGLCHIQILHTSASLALNENWDPDVRDDVEMMLNKIVPEGLAYRHSCEGPDDMPAHVKACFLGSSLSIPITDGKLTLGTWQGIWLCEHRNDAGSRKVAITLTGCLRDPARSPLSPVSPIASTSS; the protein is encoded by the exons ATGGCCTCGTCAAATAGAAGAATTCAAATCGGCTCTGCTTGGTTTCAAACAAAGATTAACCTAAGACCACAGCGTCGAGGTATCCATCACGTTACCGAGGAAATCTTAAGAAGAATTCCTGAACTCTGCGAATTTTCAGTCGGACTTTGTCATATACAAA TTCTTCACACATCAGCAAGTTTAGCACTAAATGAAAATTGGGACCCAGATGTTAGAGATGATGTAGAAATGATGCTTAATAAAATAGTTCCTGAAGGTTTGGCCTATAGACACAGTTGTGAAGGACCAGATGATATG ccAGCGCATGTAAAGGCATGTTTTCTGGGCTCTTCATTGAGTATTCCAATTACTGATGGCAAATTGACTTTGGGTACGTGGCAAGGAATTTGGTTATGTGAACATCGTAATGATGCTGGAAGTCGCAAAGTAGCTATTACATTGACGGGTTGTCTCAGGGATCCTGCACGTAGTCCTTTGAGCCCTGTTAGTCCTATTGCTTCTACTAGCAGCTAG